DNA from Diabrotica virgifera virgifera chromosome 10, PGI_DIABVI_V3a:
agTGATACAATATCAGAATAATTAGGACCGAGTTCAGTCACTAACTCACTACTCTCACTCACTAGTGACTACCTGACTACGACTTGTAAAAGttttgattaaattaaaacaggggtatataaataaatattttgtgaacTTTTGAACAACAGATcattttgaagatattaaaaatgtttatattttattataagaAACGCAATTTAAAGCACCTGCTTCGGTCTTAAAAGAAAAATCAACAAAAGTATCAACTActgtttcaaaaaaaaaataaataaaaccaagTGATACAATATCAGAATAATTAGGACCGAGTTCAGTCACTAACTCACTACTCTCACTCACTAGTGACTACCTGACTACGACTTGTGAAAGTTTTGATTAAATTTAAACAGgggtatataaataaatattttgtgaacatttgaACAACAGATCATTTTGAAGATATTAGAaatgtttatattttatataagagCGCCAGCATATGGCTCAATTTACTAATAATAGTAACATTACCTCCAAAATCCGATTTTTCATCTTCTCAAAAAAACCTTTGGATTGGCGAATAGGCGAATGCTGATTACGCAAAACAACTGAAAATAGTTTAGGACACGAAAAAGAAAGGGACCTTCTTGGAAGCGAGTAAACTGCCAGTAAAGGAAATAATTATCTTGGCAACTTTCTTACATTTAAAGCCACGGATTTGGCTTTGGACTCTGGAGGGAAATTTGGACCACCATTCCCAAGTATGGAATAAGGAAAGACCATTTTGTGGGTTATCTTGAAAAATTTTACTTCAAAAGAAGATTTTCTGATCGGAAGAAGAGGATGCATGCATTCTTTACCGCTGTCGCATCGTTATATCCATACCCACCAAGTTATTAGGATTGCATCCATCTGTTTAACTTAAgtaattttcattaaatttttagaTCTTTTAAAGGTTGAAACTGGCAACACGGTCAAATGTAACGAAAAACTTCTTGGCGCATGTCCGACATATCGCACTTCCGTTCAAagagtgtcataagtcaaaaatgaaaagtttcgagaaaacgacgtttaaagtttgtcctacaacattttcgggtttaattcaaaaactattaaaattagaataactattttagtcagttGCAATGGTTTTTGAAGCTGTATAAAATAGCGTAttaagtatattaaaaatatttaaaaaaatcattttctttttgagttgtgacactatacagataaaataacgaaaaatttacgaaatattatttatcaaaagtgacacttgcagtacagaatataatattattattgtctggttaacagacttataccttttaatgatgtaactttaaatacaagtaacaacattaaacacaaaatactgcaaaatgaaagataaataagtgataaatgttgagcacatacgcagattgttttgaataaattAATCACATATACTGTAACTCGACAAACGATGCTTAATACACATCTTCGATGTGCAAATGccttgcacaagtcgatatgtgtcactgtttgtgttcggtgcgtcgttgattttggctaatcgtataatgacactagtgtcatctaacgataAATACTTGACCCATAGACGTGACACTTTGTAAGATACgagtttatagttttattaaactgttggtgcaatcaaaccgattttaaaattttttgagttatgacaactatttgagcggaggtgcgatattgTTTTGGAATATTAAAAACTTGATTGTTCTAACCAATATTgcgtattttttgtaaaaatcagTGATATTTATTATGATTAAcgattttataaataaatataaaatattaccgGGGTGTATATTTGGCAATACACTAGTCTTTATACGAGCTATACAAAATAACTAATCATTTTTCAAGTTAGAAATGTGTCAACTTGCAGTTGTTATATCGTTTGTCGACCTCTCGGGCATATTCTTATAtagtctgttccaacgaaaatttgaccccccccccccccccagaaactcagaaaccaagagcttcttcaaaatttaaaaaacacgtcaatttataATAGGaaggggacgaattttcatgcaaacttcatgccctcaaatgtaaccccctactgccccgcatcaacccccagctttttttaatagcaaggcacaccatttgaaaggtaattttttttctctacatgccactctattttttttaattaagtaataagtttgaagataattCTGGACTTAACAAAtgtattataaattagttaaatccaaaattgtCTTTTAAGTTATTccgcaaataaaaaaaatagctggtcgtgtagagaaaaaaaatacctttcaaatgatgtgcaaCTCGACAACACTTGCTATTTTAAAAAACTGgggggcagtagggggttacatctgagggcatgaattttgcatgaacaTTCGTCCCTCTTCCAATACAAATTGAcgtgatttttaaattgtgaagaaactcttggtttctCAGTTTCTGGGAGGGGGTCATATTTTCGTTAGAACACACTGTATTTAACACTTGATGAAACTACGGACTTACTATGTACTGTTCAAATGTTAAATGAACTTGAACATGCCTCTAATCAGACTTTATATTAATACGAATCTATAGGTACATAGAAAATGTCACAGAATAATCAGGCAAATAATAGTTAACATCTGGTTAATATATTAATGGATAAAGGTTTACGTTTACACAGACTCAGTTGGGCTTTGGAATTCAGAAAGAGCGTGAATTGGATTTTGAACTTTCTTTTGTGAGCCTTTGCGTACTTTGGCACGAACTTCTTCGGGTTTCTCTGGTCTGACTAACGGCTTCTTCTCTGGCGCTTTCATCTTCCAGACAACAATCGGCGACTGAAATAGAATATATCATTAGCTCTAATGAAATCTACGATTTTAAACAAAATGTTTGTGTAACTTGTGCTAGGCCTATGACaatagaaaataattttttaaggtTTTCCGTTGGTGTGGTGTTGACCGaatcaattaaaaataagtgtaacaacgaacagtaatatatttatttattgggTAAACAAGCGTGCTTCGTTTATTATCTCATAAGGGTTTGTTAGCGAGGGTACGTCTGACTCGTTCGCCTGCTGTGTCGATAATGCCAGACCACAACACTCTATTATGTCATGATGCTTGCGGTTTTACAATATGGCTAGAAAGGCAATAAATTACTAACATCTGCGTTTTAAAAGATGAGAACCTTTCTGTATTTTAAGAAGCTGACATAAAGAGCGTGGCAATCTGGCCTCGAAATCtattagtgtttccttgaaaaaaaaaaacattaattttatacaatctgctTAGGGATAGTTTCTTAACTTAACGGCCCTTGTTagcatatggtttgtatattaaatgtgaattttaaatgactaatgttatttcgttttgagaagttagtaaaaatttaacaaaaatagtaattaaagcgtatcgcaaaaaaaaattaaaggtatGTATGCAAAATACAACACATGAGGAGGAagaaattgataaattttatgaTGACACCACATAGCAATGGaagacaaaaatataaaaacaacaatcattatgggagattttaacgtaaaaatcggaaagaaaatggaagattcAGAAAACAAAATAGGAAACTATGGATTTGGATCAAGGAATATTAGGAGTGAAAGACTACTAGAATATTTAGAACAAGAAAACCTTCatgcaataaataaatactttaataagaagccaaaccgaaaatggacattgtctccccaaatggggtgacaaaagatgaaatagactacttcctctgccaaaataaaaaaatcttcgaagacgtaactgcacttaaattctcaactggcagcgaccaccgcatactacgagcaaaaatagaaataaatagagACGCAGAAAGCCAGAAGAAAACCAACGGCTATTGACCATAACAGAATAAGACAAAACGCAAAAGAATATAGACAGACTTTAAGGGAAAACTATAAACAACAATTAGCAAAGGAAGAgtcaataattaataaaattaatgaaGAAATAAAGGAAAGCTCTTAGAAGCGGGaatgaaaactgccaaaaaaCTAAGAACAAAGGAAAATATATTATGTAGCGGGACAGGTAAATTAATGGAAAATAGACAAAAACTAATAagcgaaaacaaaagaaacacagAATACGTAGAACTAAACAAATTTATCAGGAGAAAAACAAGAGAAGATCTAAGAAAACACACTGATAATAAAATCGAGAAAGTCattgagagaaataagggccTAAAATGTTTACGACCAAATTTAGGGAAACCATTACTCATTTCAATAAATGATATTAGTAAACAGTTCAGCACAAGATACCAAAGAATTTTACATTGGAGTAAAGAAGAATCGAATCCATATTTGACAATCGTATATGGATGTGTAGATATGATTGTGAATTCTGTAATATATGTAAGTGTTGTAGCAATACAAGTGTTGCTTTACAACAATCAATTATAATACTGTATTGAATAGACCGTGTAATCAAAGACAACTATATATATTGCCGTTGGTATCTGCATTAGTATCTAAATTGGCATCGCACTATTGTGTTTTGATTATACTTCTACATTATACTTACTGCAATAGTTCCTTGTCTTGGGTATTTGGTGGATGCCACATATGAAGCTTTTACTGTGAGAACTACAGCATTCATCAAGTTCTTAGCAGCTTGAATCAAAGAAGTAGCACTGTCCAACTGAAAAGAAtgataaaaattattaatatataattaatcAAACCATAGAAATAAAATCCATATGTAATCTAAATCTAAATAAGTAGTATAGATACtgtttagttttaaattagatatacgGCCTCAAAATGACAACACTGCTTCCTCGCTACCCACCTAATGCACTTGACTCGCGTCGGTCAATGTAACTCATTCTCATAaacaatgttgccgattttagcgcttcCTTCAGTCGGCTATACCTAATAGAAAACTAAATGTATTGTATTAGACGAAGCAATAAAGTACTataatcggccttacctccgaaaaaaaaggacaagacggatcttaataattctttttgcattcgattcgtgaatgcaccAGGAAACTTTGTaaaccggagccatgatataatattggaaaaatggcatacaaaaaatgcattcttaaagtgcatctaaaacagacaataaaaaaattcagaactcgtcaattatcggcggaaatgagttcaattttgttactcggggggtttttggggtcgctgaaaacgaatatgacgtcaaaagtgatctccggagtacctgttgccaagggtacctactgtttacctcgtcattaaaattcattaaaaaatgagtcaaaaatcattactcggggggtttttgggaccgctaacgacgaatatgacatcggaagtgattttcggagtacctggtgcccagggtacctactgtttagctctcttgtggagttttcgacaaaaaatttattaaaaaattagtcaaaaataattactcggggggtttttagggtcggtaacgacgaatatgacatcggaagcgatctccggaatacctggtgcccagggtacctacttcttatggagttttcggcaaattcattaaaaaaatagccaaaaatcattactcggggggtttttgggtcgctgacgacgaatatgacatcggaagtgatctacggagtacctggtacccagggtaactactgtttacctcgttttctggagtttttggcaaattcattaaaaaattagtcaaacatcattagttacgagataaacagtaggtaccctgggcaccaggtacaccggagatcacttccgatgtcatattcgtcgtcagagactcCAAAAACCCCTAAGTATtgaattttaactaattttttaatgaatttgacaaaaactccagaaaacgaggtaaacagaaggtaccctgggtaccaagtactccgtagagcacttccgatgtcatattcgtcgtcagcgacccgaaaccccccgagtaatgatttttggctaattttttaatgaatttgccaaaaactccataagaagtaggtaccctgggcaccaggtattccggagatctgaattatttttgacttattttttaataaattttttgccgaaaactgcacaagacgaggtaaacagtaggtaccctgtgcatcaggtactccggaaattacttccgatgtcatattcgtcgttaacGGCCCCAAAAACTttcgagtaatgatttttgactaatttttaatgaatttgccgaaaactcctcaagacgaggtacacagtaggtaccctgggcaccaggtactccggagatcacttttgacgtcatattcgttttcagcgaccccaaaaacccccgagtaacaaaattgaactcatttccgacgataattgatgagttctgaatttttttattatctgtttgAGATACACTTTAAgattgcattttttgtatgcagtttttcaatgttatatcatggctccggttcacaaagtttcttggcgcattcacgaatcgaatgcaaaattaattattaagatccgtcttgtcttttttttggaggttcagtgctttattgcttcgactatatATTCATAGTATGAGTACACTTACCCCAGATACAATAAGTTCTCCACTGATGTTTTGAACATCGGCTTTAACCTTTGATGTAATGTTCATCTGGTGGCAGTAAAGAGCAATACGTTGCAAATAAGCCAACAAATCTTTTTTGGTGGAACTCTCTGGGCACTGTTCAGCTATTTGGCGAGTAAGTTTATCTAATTTGGTTCCAGCTTCGGAAATCTTTTTAGCCGCATTAATAACGTCCATAGTGGTTTTTAGAGGGCCACGAcccctaaaagaaaaataattagtCGGTATCACCAGGAAATAATGAATGAAGCAATAAAGATGGTTAAACAAaacagagaaaacaaaaattgTGACAATATTATAATTGCCGTGCTAACAAATCTCAACAATTATAGGTAATTTTGAGTAATCATCTTATGACGAGGATTGGCAACATGGCATTAGATATTAAACAAAGTGTTCACCATAGAGCGATTCACGTTAAGAACAAAACATTGCGGAGAACATGTATAACATTGACACTATTAACGACAAGTAAGAAAGAACTAAAAATATTACCAATTATACGACCAATATAATAAAAGGGGCAAAACATTTGGGCTTCTAAcaaataaggaaaagacaaaatacatgaaaatgGGAGAAgcagataaagataaagataattGCACATTTgagatagaaggagaaaataCCTGCGTGTTTAAAAGAGTTAGGGCTATGGTATAGCTTGTTTTCAATAGACACGACCacggaaaataaaaaataaatttagtacatacatatatgtatatgtaaATCTCCAATGTAGAATTGGATAAAATGGTTAATATTTAAAGTATGGTATGTAACCTGGGCAATAACAGAGGGAACTGTCAAAAACTCGCAAGTATTTGTCAACAGGTGCCTccgaaaaattttgaaagtatatTGGCCCAACATCATAACAAATCAAGAACTCTGGAAGAAATCCAAACAAGAGCCAATTGAAATTGCAATTAAAAGGAAAATATGGAATTGGCTGGGACACACCCTGAAGAAGGACAACGCAGACATAACAAAGAAAGCTCTAAAATGGACAGTAGCAGGACAAAGAAAGCAAGGACGACCCGCAACGACCTGGAAAAGAACAAATGAAGCTGACTACACAGGTCTGAGAAAGAACTGGGGGCAGGTAGCAGCTATGGGCAGAGAGAGAGTCCAATGGAAAAGCTTCATGGATGTCCTATGCTCCTTTACGCAGTAACAGGAAATAATCTATATTATGTACTGTAATGAATATATTACTCTTATGTATATCGTACCTGGTAAAATCTGTCATTTCCATCATAATCATACACATGTGCTTAGCAAGAACGATAATATCGTTGCCAGTGTCGTCCCATTTAGCGACCTCACGGTCAAACTTGAGTTTTTCACTCCTGAAGAACTCAACCTGTTGCAAAATCTTCTGTTTATCTTCTTCCGGCATTTTACCCATAGCTTCCTGCAATAAATAAGTAAAACAATCagtaaaacaataaataaataaataatagcaGTAACTTACCCTAGCCGTTGTAATTCCACTAATATCTGGATACTCATCAACTCCATGTTCGCCTGTGTGAGCGCTCGCTAAAAATAAATAGTACCATTTTACAATATGTTCTAGTCTCTATTCAAGGTATCAATATCTATTAAAAACTGCGCGTATGTGTTTAATTTTATATCTAATATTTTCTGTAAAGAAACATTTGGATCATATAGCTACCTTGGAAGAACACAGCCATATctcaaaaaaagtaaaaaatggacTATGCTAGTGAGCAGATTTCAAATActctatatttttttgtatgaCAACGTCATAAAGTTACTTTATACCTTTGGTCATCTGATGGTAAAAGTGTCGTTAATATTATCATATTTCAGTTGCTACCCAGATATCATGCTGAGTGGATGTAAGTACTTCTTTTATGGAACACTGCATCTTTTTGAGTTAAGTCTTCTTATTAAGTTGAGGTTATGTTTGATATGAGTTGTagtatttttttttgagttatgtcAGTATTTTAGAACTTTTGAAGTTCTCCAAAGTGAATTATCTCCAAACATATAATTAATAATCCTAGAACAGTTTTTTTAAGAAGAACGTCAAGACGGAAAAATTTTATGGCCTAAAATAGGATTAATGAAGAGTGGGATTGACCATAGCCTTTTACATGCTAGTACAAAGCTAAAATACTAGCATGTTTGCAGTTATGAGTaaagtttttgatattttgacaTATGACGGTCTTCTTCTAAGGTAGAGATATCACCAATTTGTCAATTAATATACAACATTTTAGCCATTCCCAAGTAAATAATGTTTTCTTTAATTTCGAGCATGATTGAGTTTATGTTGTTCTCTCTCTTTATTTACAAATTACACTGAATGGACATGAAAAAGGTATAGTGATAAAtgatttaattattataaataaaaacttCACTTACATTTGCTTCTTGTTTCTATTAGATAGTTTTCATCCAATTCGACATCTTCTGGATCTAAATCTTCATCGGCCTACAATGATAAGATACAATTAGAATCAATTAATTATCCAATAACAGAAACAAATCTGATAGCGAAACAGAAATTACATCATCACTTTGGCTTGGGTGGCAGAGAAGTTCGCATAATTGTAAACGTTTATTGGAATCAAACAGTTTTAGTAGACGgtttggaatcacaggctcttaatactAAAAGAGGAGTACAGCAGCGATGAAATAGCAGTTTACTCCAAATGAATTTTCAGAAATCCACTTTCTCAAAAACAAGCAGGAATAATTGTCAAAGGTGAAGTTATCAATAAATAATTTGtgatatgcggatgacatagtactcctagcttctaatcaagaagatctgcaaacattaCTTGGTAGTGTCGTTGAGAGCAGTAAGgaagcaggtctggatctgaacatacggaaaaccaaaatactcgtaatgaGTAAACAATAAATTATAAAACCGTCTTGGATATcagttaaattgtaacgcagagagTCACAGTGAAATTAGATCCAGAATTGAGTAGGTCAGACCCGATTTCAGAAGGATGTCaaggtattatgtaacagagacctaaaattgccATTGCGGATTCGCCTACTTCCTTGCTACGTGTTCTTAGTCTTACTTTATGGAGTcaagtcttggactgtgaataaaagtgatctaaatcgcctttcaaatatggtgctatagaaggatttcaAAAATTTCTTGCATCAATAAGAGAAAGCTGTATATGATGATGATGTATAAATGACTTTATATGTAATATATGTTATGTTCTGATGATGTAATGTTATGCTatcgcttaaataaaataaataaatctaattaAATTACTCTATTCATTAGAACGGCTCTTCTTATTTCTCTCACTCCATCGTAAACAAGTCTAGAAGCATCGATAAAATCGTTTTCATCCACTTCTTTGGGAGGACTATTTCCCAAAGCTTGAACTGCAACTTGCACTCTTTGAGTAAACTTGGGCATCACTTGATCATTCAATACTTTGACGGCTTCAAGAACACGTTTGGTATAAATGCAAGGTTCGTAATTATCCATTTCAGCTGTTACTACATTGCACACCCTATTGGATCTTCCTCTTATACCACTGGCAGTGCGATCCAATGTGTCAGAATCACCTGAaatgatatttaatatttaacaatTTCAGCCAAAGGGGTGCTAAGAACCCTCACGATGAATACTAGGACCCACCCAAAAGTAGAACAAATTAATAAGCATAACTTACCTTCTTGCAAGGCAAGTACACATTTATTAACATCTTCCAGAATATGGTTTTCAGAAACAGCCAAAAAGTCGTCGATAGTAGTAATGTCATCGACTGCTTCAGTCAGAAGTCTCACTTGATTCTCCCATGATTGCTTGAATGCGTCCATATTTTCTTGAGCAACTTTACTGCGAGGTCTAGCGGCTAAAATTCTAGCTGCATTTATTACTTCAGGACACAGATTGTCGATCTGAGCAGCAGCATATCTAACCATTTTGACACCATCTTCATTATTAGACATGCTGCAGACAAGGTTAGCAACTTCTACTAACTTATTGGAATGTTCAGTAAATACAACTGCATATTCTTCTACCTCCTTTTCGTTGCCATTTTGAGCTGCCTTTATTAAAACGAGAAGAGGTACGTTGGTTTCCAAGAAACTAAATTAATAAGAAACTCTGAttaattaccaaaattaaaaaaataataaactatttattttttaaaaagttcgaAGCTTTATTTCCGAACAAATAAAGACTTCTATTGGGACCAGATTCTGGTAAGTCCTGTATTCGTGCTTTCTAATACTTGCAAATCAGACGAAAGATGAATTAAAGAAGACTAGgggaaatctaaaattgcatttcacTACATGTCTACTGATCTATTTTGGTTCCCTGTACTTAGTTAGGAGTAAactaatatacactcaccggcagagaaaacgggcaccccaaaaaatgggtcatttttaatgtcttgtatttcctaaacctgatgtccgatttaagtaatttttttaatatgttatagccttattctttatcaatatcgctgtaataatattgttgctagacaggtgcattgtcattgtatacagggtgtacaaatcaaactgtgtttttttctcaaactttggaacaccctgtggaatgttctagcttttataaaatactaaaattaaaacccaactatagccacagattttcttaacattctgtttttttattcattcgcttatgttggataataaaaaaagttaggcactttaacaactacccctgtttttcgtcaatacagggtgtttttcaataagtacggcaagctttaaggggtaattctgcatgataaaataatgacagtttgctttataaacttatgcccgcaaatacttcgtttctgagatagggggtgttgaaattgttcttacaaactgacgatttatttattgctctaaaacggtttgtgatatgcaaatgaaatttggtagattttaagagctagttattgcgcattttttggcatacaattgagaattttatattcaccattggcgtgcatacgggatatatctaaaatatttatacgcgtatgcacgccaatggtgaatataaaattcttaattgtatgccaaaaaatgagcaataactacctcttaaaatctacaaaatttcacttgcatatcacaaaccgttttagagaaataaataaatcgtcagtttgtaagaacaatttcaacaccccctatctcggaaacgaagcatttgcgggcatacgtttataaagcaaactgtcattattttatcatgcagaattaccccttaaagtttgccgtacttatttaaaaacaccctgtattaacgaaaaacaggggtagttgttaaagtgcttaacttttttattatccaacataagcgaatgaatcaaaaaacagaatgttaagaaaacctgaggctatagtttggttataatttcagtattttataaaagctagaacattccacagagtgttccaaagtttgagaaaaaaacacagtttgattcgtacaccctgtatacaatgacaatacacctgtctagcaacaatattattacagcgatattgataaagaatacggctataacatatttaaaaaattacttaaatcggacatcaggtttaggaaatacaagacattaaaaatgacccattttttggggtgcccgttttctctgccggtgagtgtatatgaAATGAAAATGATAGTCATCTTATATTTCATTTCGTTCAAAGAGGACCATCATCCTCTTAGGTACGTTTCACTCTCCTTAGGGATCAT
Protein-coding regions in this window:
- the LOC126878496 gene encoding catenin alpha — encoded protein: MMTDRFGLKWDPKNLEIRTMSVEKTLEPLVLQVTTLVNTKGPSKKKKGKSKRANALVSTVEKATENFIEKGEQIAYENPDITEEMLAAVDEVKKTGHAMSGAAREFSEDPCSSLKRGNMVRAARNLLSAVTRLLILADMVDVHLLLKSLHVVEDDLEKLKNASSNGELLDNIKAFGQNANELMNQAAKRQQELKDPQLRDDLAAARAVLKKHSTMLLTASKVYVRHPELAAAKANRDYVLKQVCEAVNTINDVAQGRTPQPASGPYDGPGELAAALDDFDDHMVMEPLAYNEVHTRPSLEERLESIISGAALMADSSCTRDERRERIVAECNAVRQALQDLLTEYMTNMGNKDKSESLIRAIDNMGRKTKDLRRQLRKAVVDHVSDSFLETNVPLLVLIKAAQNGNEKEVEEYAVVFTEHSNKLVEVANLVCSMSNNEDGVKMVRYAAAQIDNLCPEVINAARILAARPRSKVAQENMDAFKQSWENQVRLLTEAVDDITTIDDFLAVSENHILEDVNKCVLALQEGDSDTLDRTASGIRGRSNRVCNVVTAEMDNYEPCIYTKRVLEAVKVLNDQVMPKFTQRVQVAVQALGNSPPKEVDENDFIDASRLVYDGVREIRRAVLMNRADEDLDPEDVELDENYLIETRSKSSAHTGEHGVDEYPDISGITTAREAMGKMPEEDKQKILQQVEFFRSEKLKFDREVAKWDDTGNDIIVLAKHMCMIMMEMTDFTRGRGPLKTTMDVINAAKKISEAGTKLDKLTRQIAEQCPESSTKKDLLAYLQRIALYCHQMNITSKVKADVQNISGELIVSGLDSATSLIQAAKNLMNAVVLTVKASYVASTKYPRQGTIASPIVVWKMKAPEKKPLVRPEKPEEVRAKVRKGSQKKVQNPIHALSEFQSPTESV